TTCAAACGGCGACCGCCGTGGCCGCTCCCTACGAACGGATTGGAAACGGCGTCGGTGACATGATCTGGCACGCCGGTCCCGTGGTGAAGTTCGTGATGTTGCTCCTGTTCGCCATGTCCCTTGCGTGCTGGTGCGTGATCTTCATGAAGCTGCGCTACCTTCAAAAGGTCCGCAGGGAAACCGACCGATTTCTCGACCTTTACGAACAGCGAAAGAACTTCTCGGCTGTTTACCGTGAAACCCAGACCATGGAGTACAGCCCTATGGCGCAGATTTTCCGCCGTGGATACATGGAATGGATGCGGTCCGCCAAGATGCTGGGGAGCCAGAACGTGGCGGAGGGGCCGCTCGCCGGCGGTGTTCTCTTCGAGTCCGTGGAACGGGCCGTGGACGGCGTGCTGCTCGAGGAACGTCAGCGGATGGAACGATTTGTACCTTTCCTTGCGACCACGGGAAGTTCCGCGCCCTTCATCGGGCTGTTCGGAACGGTGTGGGGCATCATGACCAGTTTCCAGGATATCGGGCTGAAGGGAGCTGCAAACCTGGCCGTGGTGGCGCCCGGCATCTCGGAAGCCCTTGTCGCCACGGCCATGGGGCTCGTCGCGGCCATCCCGGCGGTTATCGCGTACAATCACTTCGTGAACCGGTTTCGAGTCCTGGAAAACGAAATGCAGCACTTCGCTTCCGATTTCCTCAACCTCATGAAACGCGAATGGTACCGCCGTGCCGCACCCGCCCGTGCGGAAGGGGAAACGGCGCGCGCGGTGCATGAAAATTGACCCGCCGTCGGGCTTCGATGTTTTTGAAAGTGCACGGTCATGCAGAAACCGAACGATAACCGGGCGATGCTTTCCGAGATCAACGTCACGCCTTTCGTGGACGTGATGCTGGTGCTGCTCATCATCTTCATGGTCACCGCACCCATGATGATGCAGGGGCTGGATGTGAATCTGCCGCAGGTTGAGGCTCCCGCCATCCCTGCAGAGGAAGAAAGGCTGGTGGTGTCCATCGACGGCGAACGCAAGGTGTTCATCAACGAATACGCGGTGGATCTGGAGTCTCTAGGCCCCAAACTGGCCGCCATCTACCAGAACCGGGGCGACCGGCAGGGGGTCTTTCTTCGTGCGGACGCCTCCGTTCCTTATGGTTTCGTCATGGAAGTGATGGGGAGAATCCGCGAGGCGGGCATCGACCAGATCGGCATGGTGACGGCTCCTGTGACGGAAAGAGGCCCGGCTGAAGCGAAAGCTGAAAGGTCCGGCGGATGATATTTGCGGGGGTGATGGGAAAAAATTATCCGAAGGACGACCTGCTGCTGGGGCTCGCCGGATCCATCGCCGCACATGCCATCCTGCTCTTTGCCGCCCTTCTTCTGCCTTCCCTGGTCCAGAGCCGGCCGGTGAGGCTCTCCTACACAACGGTGAAGTTGGTGGATCCCGGGGATCTGGCGCCTGGGCGGGAGGGGGCTCAGAAGGCGGGTCCGGCAGTCCGGTCCAGGGAAACCGCCAAGAAGACGGCGAGGCGCATCGCACCGCCTCCGATCGTTCCGGTCAGGCGGCTCCGCATGCAAGAGCCGCTTCCCGAGACAGGTCTTCGAAAGATCGAACCGCAGGAGGTCCCCGACGTCCCGAAGGCGGAAGGTCCACCGGTGGAAAAAACGGTGGAGCAGCTGATGCCTCAGGTATCTCGCGAACCTGCTAGCAAAACGGCGGCGGCCGCCGGGCCTTCCAGGGACGAAGACAAGTCGGCGTTGGAACGAAGCGGCGGGTTGGGAGAGCGTGCCGCCGACGGGGGCCTTTCTGGGCCGCCGGGTGCGGATGCGTCAGAGAGCGATGCCATCGGGCTGGCGAGACGCCTCTACTACGCCGAAGTCTGGAACGCCATCCGCCGACAGTGGGCTTTGCCCAAGACTCTGGTGAATGCCAAGGATCTGGAGGCGGTCCTTGTCATCGTGGTGCGTCGTGACGGCCGGATCTTGGACATCCAGTTCGAAAAGCGTTCAGGAAACAGCTTGTTCGACGATTCCGTGGTGCGCGCTGTTCAGAAGGCGAATCCGTTGCCGCGGTTTCCCGACATCTACAGTCCACCCCGCGAAGAGATCGGGGTCCGCTTTCGGCCCCAAGATATCCTGTGATCTGAAGGGCGCTGAAAAGAGTGTGGTGACGTGAAGGAACGACGGTGGTTCGTGACGGTGATGGCGGTGTTGCTGAACGGCCTGTTGGCGCTCGGGGGGAGCGGCGAGGCCGCAGAGCGCGTCTATATCGATATCACGCAGCCTTCCTTTGAACGTCTGCCCATCGCCGTTCCGTCCTTCAAGTGGGACAACCAGGAAGCCTCGTCGGTCAGTACTGAATCGGCGGAGGCCCTGTCCCGGGCCCTGGACTTTTCAGGGCTGTTCCGCCCACTGGATCCGCGCGGTTTTCTCGATGATCCGCAGCAGATGGGAATCGCCCTGGAAGAGATCCAGTTTCCCATGTGGCGCCGCCTGGGAGCGGAATTCCTGGTACGGGGCCGGTGCCGGGTGACGGGGGATGGAATTGAGATGGAGATGCGGCTTTTCGACGTCGTGGCTTCCAGGCAAGTGGTGGGGAAGATCTACGAAGGGCGCCGGGAAGACTGGCGGGAGATGGTTTACCGATTTGCGGACGAAATCCTCCTGGCTTTGACCGGGGAAAGAGGGGTTTTCGGAACGAAGATCGCCTACGTGCAGATCGAGGGTCAAAGCAAAGAAATCTACCTTGTGGACTTCGATGGATCCAGTCCCATCGCC
This is a stretch of genomic DNA from Desulfoglaeba alkanexedens ALDC. It encodes these proteins:
- the tolQ gene encoding protein TolQ produces the protein MLWLHLFKSTLQTATAVAAPYERIGNGVGDMIWHAGPVVKFVMLLLFAMSLACWCVIFMKLRYLQKVRRETDRFLDLYEQRKNFSAVYRETQTMEYSPMAQIFRRGYMEWMRSAKMLGSQNVAEGPLAGGVLFESVERAVDGVLLEERQRMERFVPFLATTGSSAPFIGLFGTVWGIMTSFQDIGLKGAANLAVVAPGISEALVATAMGLVAAIPAVIAYNHFVNRFRVLENEMQHFASDFLNLMKREWYRRAAPARAEGETARAVHEN
- the tolR gene encoding protein TolR, with protein sequence MQKPNDNRAMLSEINVTPFVDVMLVLLIIFMVTAPMMMQGLDVNLPQVEAPAIPAEEERLVVSIDGERKVFINEYAVDLESLGPKLAAIYQNRGDRQGVFLRADASVPYGFVMEVMGRIREAGIDQIGMVTAPVTERGPAEAKAERSGG
- a CDS encoding cell envelope integrity protein TolA, with the protein product MIFAGVMGKNYPKDDLLLGLAGSIAAHAILLFAALLLPSLVQSRPVRLSYTTVKLVDPGDLAPGREGAQKAGPAVRSRETAKKTARRIAPPPIVPVRRLRMQEPLPETGLRKIEPQEVPDVPKAEGPPVEKTVEQLMPQVSREPASKTAAAAGPSRDEDKSALERSGGLGERAADGGLSGPPGADASESDAIGLARRLYYAEVWNAIRRQWALPKTLVNAKDLEAVLVIVVRRDGRILDIQFEKRSGNSLFDDSVVRAVQKANPLPRFPDIYSPPREEIGVRFRPQDIL